GCAGAGGCTATCGTTTTGTGACAGGAGCCAGTGGGCAAAGTTTAACTCCTCAAGAGAATATCATCTATAATGGATTTAAGCCGGATGTGGCAGACTACGTATGGCGTGTAAACAGACACAATACCCGTGAGCAAAGCAACAGGGTAATGGGAAGTTTGACCAATTTCTTCCAGGTTACACCGGAATTTGATATTCGGGCTCGTATCTCTACAGACTTTACTTCTCTAAACACAGAAACTAAAATAGCCACTGAAAGACCCCTTGCTTTTGGAAATTCAGGCTTTTTCGGACTGTCAAATGAGTTGTTTTCCATTGTTTATGGAGACCTTTTAGCTACTTATAGAAAAAAAATCAACGAAGATCTGACAGTGAGTGCCATGGCAGGCTATACGGCCAACCGCGAAACCTCCAATCTCACCGGCTTAGGAACAAACGGTGGCTTGAGTACTGAAAACCTTTTTGACATTGCAGCTTCCGTAAATAATCCAAACGTGAGTTATTATAGAAGAGCTCGCGTGATTGACGCTTTGCTTGGAACCGTAAATGTAGATTATAAAGGATTTTTGTATTTGGAAGGAACAGTTCGCAGAGACAGAACCTCAACGATGAATCCTAAAAATAATGCGTTCGTTTATCCATCTGTCAATTCAAGTTTTGTGTTTTCACAGGCAATGGATATGCCTACCTTCATTACGTACGGAAAGCTTCGGGCTTCATGGGGTATTGTAGGTAACTATCCGGATATTTACAGAGCAAATATCGCTTATAACCAAGGCACATTGGGCACTCAGCAGACAGGCGGACAGTCGGTTATATTCACATCGATCCCCAACTCTTTTGGAAATGACGGTATCAGACCTGAGCAAAAGCACGAATTTGAGGTTGGCTTGGAATTGAAGCTTTTTAAAAACAAAATCGGCTTGGACATTTCTTACTATAACGCACAAACAAGAGATCAGATCCTTCCGCTGTCATTGCCAACCACTGCCGGCGCAAGCTCCGTTTTGACCAACGTAGGTACCCTCCGAAACCGTGGAATAGAAGTAGGAATCAATGCAACACCGTTGGCCATAGGCTCGTTTAGATGGGAAACTACTCTGAACTATGCCTGGAACAGAAACACGGTTGAAAAACTTGCCAACAACGCCACCGAACTGTTACATGCCGATTATGATGGAAATGCCGCACAATTGAGATCCGTTGTGGGTCAGCCAATGGGTGATTTCTACGCACACCCCATCGAAAGGAACGCCAACGGACAGCAAATCGTGCAGCCAAACGGATTGTACAAATTGGATCCTTTAAACTGGATAAAAGTAGGTAACACCCAACCAAAAGGTATTGGAGGTTTTATCAACAACTTCTCTTATAAAAACTTCAATTTAGATGTCGTAGTTGATTACAGAATTGGGGGCGTTGTAATGCCAACCGGGGTCAATTGGATGTTGGGAAGAGGTCTTTTGGAAGAAAGTACGCAGTTTATGGATAAAGAAAGTGGAGGTTTGTCGTACTATGTTGTGAATGGACGTGGAATTCAAACCACTGCGACACAAGGGCCTAATGGTGAAAGAGTCTTCAACGACGGTATGTTGTTGCCCGGTGTTACTGCCGATGGTACGCCAAATACAAATGTAATATCGCAGGCTTTCTATTTTTGGCAGTCTTATAACTGGGGAGGTCCCCAATACAGTGCTTCCCGCTATGACTTGTACATACAGGATGCTTCTTATGTTAAAATGAGAGAGTTGTCATTCGGGTATTCTCTTCCTACAAAATTGGCCGCTAAGATCGGTGCCACCAGAGTCAATATCTCTGTGTATGGTCGGAACCTGTTTTTCTTTCACAGAGTGCTTAAGCACATCGATCCTGAAGTATTAACAGCAGGATCAAGATGGGACCAAACCGTATCGAATACAGGAACTAACCCGGCAACACGCTCTTTTGGTGTAATGTTGAGAACAAGTTTTTAAGTTGAAAAGCGTACCATTTTAAATCGAGAAAAAATGAAAATCAAATATTTAATACTGACAGCATGTTTGGCATTGACTTTTGAGTCGTGTGAAACGGCAGATTTTGAAGCAGCATACACTGACCCCTCAAAAATTGCTAACTCTACCGTTGAAAAACAATTCAGTGGTTTTTTACAAACAAACCGCGATTTTGTTTTGCCTGCCTATCGCAACTACTTCGTGGTTTTGCGCATCACCCTAAATAGATACACACAGTCTATCGGTTGGGTAAATGGGGAAAACCAATACGTACCGGGATCATCTGCGATAGAAGATAAATGGAAAAACTATTACCAACTCCTGACGCAGTATAGAGAGTTGGAAAAAATCTACGCAAGTCTTGGTGAGGCCGATAAAGCCGACAGAAAAATATATATGTTGGCGGCAACCACTTATCTATATGACCATACGCAGGTAATGGTGGATTTGCATGGTGATATTCCTTTTTCGGAGGCTGCAAGATTGAGCCAAAACGGCGGCGACTACTCTGCTTCTTATCCAAAGTATGACAAGGCCGAAGATCTGTACAGGAAAATGTTGGATGATTTAAAGCAGTATGCCGACGAACTTAGTACCATTACGGTATCCAACGGTATTCAAGCGGGCTTTAGAACCCAGGATTTCTTACTCAAAGGGGATTTGACGGCTTGGAGAAGATATGTAAACTCACTTAGACTTCGTATGCTGACAAGGGTAAGCGGTACTGCCTCTTTGGGTGCAAGAGCCAAGACTGAAATGGCAGAAATCGTGGGCAATCCAACCAAGTTTCCGATTGTTACGTCTAATGCGCAGAATATTCAAATGACAGTTTTTGATTTGAATAGCCCGATAAACTCAAGAGGATTTCAGTCAGGCTTCGAAGATTGGAATGGTAATTTGGCTTCAAATGTGATTATTAATCACATGAAGACCAACAGAGACCCAAGACTACGATTTGTTTTCGAGCCCGGCACAGCCGCTGCCGGCGAATACAATGGATTGGACAATACATTAAATGCTGCGGTTCAAACCGAACAGATTGCAAGTAACAGATTGGCCATTTACAATCGTTCTACCCTTAGCAGGAATCAGTTTTTCCCCGGTATGCTCATCAGTGCCTCTGAAGTAAGTTTATACTTGGCAGAATATTACCTTTCTATAGGAAACGATGCCCTGGCAAGAACAAACTACGAAAATTCAATCAGACAATCTATTGATTTTTATACGAGAGTACGTGATATCAGCAATGATAATACGACCCCCAAAGGTGCCGCTGTACTCCCTGCCGAAATTGATGCCTACCTGGCTTCTGAAGGTGTAAACTGGGCAAATGCAAAAGACAAACTGTTGATGATTGCAAGTCAAAAGTGGTTACACTTCAACGTCGTTCAGCCTTATCAAAATTGGGCAGAAATGAGAAGACTTGATGCGCCGACTTTCAGGTTTTGGGAAGATGCTTCGAACCCACAGCGCACCCCGCCTGTCAGATGGTTTTATGCAGACGAGGAGAAAAACTTCAATGCGCCAAACTACGAGTTAGTTAGATCAAGAGACAATTTGACGACCAGGATCTTCTGGGACTTGAAATAATGCGGTACGTTCCTACAATACAAAACAGCGGTTTCTCTGACGATAAGAGCAGATGAACCCAAAGACAGTTGACTATTTAGAGTTGAACTTTGGTAAATAAGTTGAAAGTCCGGGATAGCTTTATCCCGGACTTTTTTATGAAATGCAAAACAAAAGATGCTCGAAAGTGGACAGTGAGGAGGGGACGGAATTCTGCCGACCGCATGGTGATTTATACAGTCTCTTCGCGCGCATTGGCCTGTTTGGAGAACGTCGTCCACCGCTCCGGGCGAGGCTTACAGGAAGCTTTCAGAACCATCGTTATTGATATTCCCGACACGCTTTCGATTACCGAGATTTCTTTCGAGTCGTTGCCTGCACACTGGACCGAGTTTACCCACTACACCGACTGTCAGCAGCTTGGCGATGAATGGCTCCGTAAAAATCAATCGCCGGTGACGAAGGTCCCTTCGGCGATCATACCGCAGGAACACAACTTTCTTCTCAACCCCTATCACCCCGATTTTTCCAAAATTCACCTTCTCCGCGTCGAGCCCTTTGTCTTTGACAGCCGAATAAAACAGTAAAAAAACAAATCTAACTTAATAGCCAACCCTTCCTGAAACGGTATCATATGCAATAAGGAATTGTTTCTTTTCTCCAGCTTACTGACAGGAAAAAACAACCTTCTTAACGAGGTAAAAAATAAGGGCTTTTATATCAAAAAAATCAATGCCAGCGTTTAATTTGAAACGCCTAAACGCTGCGAAATGAGAAATCTCTTCCCTTTTCTACTTCTCTTCTTATGCCTTGAGAGCATTGGTCAAAACAAAAATATCAAGATCACGATTAAAGCCCTTGGCAGTGCGAATGATAAAGTAGCCATAACTTCCTCAAATCTGCTTTCCGGTAATGATACCCTTGCGAAAACTACCTTAGATGCCGAAGGAAAGGCCGTTGTAGAAATTCATCTTTCGAAGCCTACTTTTGTTGGGATAACAATAGGAAATAAAGGAGGAACGGGCTACCTCATGCCGAATGACAATGTAGCGCTTTCCATTGATCTAACAGATGAAAAGTCCATTTATACGTTTACCGGAAAAGGAGCAGAGTCCAATAATTATTTAGCGCAATCCGGTGCTGTTTTTTCTGAATATCTCCGATTCAATGGCAAACAAATCAACGAATGGGAGCCGGAAATCTTTGCAAGCCGCTTGGCTGTTATGGAAAAAGCCTTCGCTGATTTTCACCAAAATTACATGAGTAAGAGCTCGCTACCTCAAAACACAAGTAACTTATTAAAAATCAGCACATCTATAATCCCACTTTTTTTCAAAAAGAATTATATCATGGCCTATTTCAATACGCCCGAAGAAAAAGAGAAAATGCCTGAAATGCTTAAAAAGGTGTATGGCGAAATCCCATTTAGCGACGAACTGTTAAATGCAAAATATAGTGAGTATGCCAGTGTTTTGACGTATCATTTTTATGATTTAGCCGATCCTTTCTTTAAAGGAAAAACCCCGGAAGAGAAAAGAGTCATTTATCCTCAATTTCCCAACTATGCGGAGCGAATAATCAAAAAAGGAGATTATTCAGCTACTGTGAAAGAATATCTGTTGGCATTAAACGTCTACGAAGCTTTCCGAGACGGTATCAATGAAAGCGCTACCGCTGTGTACAACGACTTTGTAAACAGTTATCCTTCTTCATTTTATTTGGCAAGCATTGATCGTAAATACCAAAAGTGGTTGACACTCTCAAAAGGTAATCCTGCTCCTGACTTTACGGGCTTAACACCCGATGGCAAAAAGATAGCACTAAGTGATCTGAAGGGGAAAATAGTCTATGTTGATATATGGGCTACTTGGTGCGCTCCCTGTCGGGAAGAATTACCCAAAGCCAAAGAAATTCATAACCGGTTTTCAACCAATGAAAAGGTTGCTTTCCTGTATGTTTCTATTGATGCTGAAACCGACAAATGGAAAAATTTCCTAAAAGCCGACCCCAATTTTAAAGGTCTTCATATCAATATTTCCAATCAAGAGCAGGTTGGGAACTTGTACAAATCCTACCAAATGGCAGGCGTTCCTACTTATTTACTGATTGATCAAGATGGTAAAATTGCCACGGCTCCCGCGCCTCGACCCTCTTCGGGTAAAGTGCAGGATGAAATACGGGCTTTGTTGAAATAATTACAAGTTGCTGTTTCTTATCAAATTTTGGAGGTAGTCAGATGAAGCCTTATAGAAATCGTGCGCATTTTGAAGGAGTAGTTTTGCCTCTTCTTCTGAGATACTTACTTCAATATCATAATCAACAGATTGGCGGTACTCAAAAGCATTACGGAAATTAACCGAATGAATAATGGAGATACGATTGGTTTTGATAAACAGCTCACTAAATTTATTGATAACGCCACTGTGAGATTTTGCCACTACACCTTCCGACCTTAATAGAGCTGTGGAACAGTAAAACATCGAATAATAGACCCGATTAATGGCCGTCAGCAAAAGTTCATGCTTCAAGTTTATGTCAGAAGCGTGAATAGTGTCTTTGGCTCTTTCAAGCCACAATTGGGCTTCGTACAAATGGCTAAATTCGGACTCCATATTTTCTTATCTCTTGATAAAGCCCTAACAGCGAATGTCTTAATTTATATTCAGGCATTCCAATATACGTTATAAATTGGCCATATTTGAGACTTAAATCATTGCCAACAGTGGCTATTTTGAAAATTTCCGAGGTCGAAGTCGTTGCGGAATTCTTTAACACTACGGCAAAATCAATATCAGATTCGTCATGAAAATCTCCTCTTGCGTGCGAGCCAAATAAAATTAATTCAGCAAATTCTTCCCCGTAAAGCCGCTGAAGTTCGCTCTTGAATTCCTCTGCTATTTGTTTTACAATCGGTAACATAGTACTGAAAGATTTCAACAAAAATACTGAAATTTTAAATGTAAAAACATCTTATACCTCCTGCCGCAATACCTCCAGCGGCGAGCGCGACAGAAGGCCCCAGCTGTTGACCAAGCCGATGAACACCGTGATCACGGGCACCACCAAAAACACCAACAGCACCGGCAGGAATTGAGGGTTGAAATCGGTTTCAAAACTGAAACGCGCCAACGCCCAACCGCCGCCTACGGCCAGCAAGACGCCCGTAGCGGAAGCAAGTGTTCCCAGAAAGAAGTATTCCAACGCCGTAATCACCAAAATCTGCCGGCGGCTTGCGCCCAAGGTGCGCAGCAATACACTTTCCTGAATGCGTTGATACTTGGAGATCAACACCGACGCAATGAGCACGATCAGGCCCGTCAGGATGCTGAAGCCCGCCATGAAGCGAATTACAAAACCGATTTTGGTGGAAATATCGTCTAACACCGTAAGGACCAGGCCCAGATCAATCATTGAGATATTGGGAAATTGCTGCACGACCGACTGTTGAAATTGGGCCGAAACTTCATTATTGGGCACATGCGTCAGCAGTACGTGAAACTGCGGAGCTTCTTCCAACACACCTTTCGGAAAAACGACCAAAAAGTTGGTTTGTACCCCCGCCCAATCCACATCACGCAAACTCGACACCACCGTGGTCAGCATCGTTCCCTGCACGTTGAAGGTCAGCGTGTCGCCGATTTTAATGGAGTTGCGCTCGGCATAGCCATCTTCCAGCGAAATGGGCACGGCATTGAGGTCTTTGGCTTGGCCCTGCCATTTGCCTTTCACTATTTTTTCACTGGAGATCAGGGAGTCACGAAAAGTAACCCGATACTCCCGGCTGAACAGGCCGCGCCAGCGTTTATTGGTCGTATCTTTCAGCGCTTCCGTTGAGCTTTGTCCGTTCAATTGTTCCAAACGCATCGTCACGATGGGCACCGACTGTAAGACGGGCAGTTTTTGTTGCGTCAACAGCTGCGTCACGGGAGCCTTTTGAGAAGTTTGAATGTCAAAAAGTACCATGTTGGGCTGATCGCCGTCGGTCGAGAGTTTGATACGGTCGAGCAACAGATTCTGCACAAAAAGCAGGGTACAGATAAACATGGTTCCCAGTCCGATAGACACCATCAGAATGGCCGTTTGGTTGTTGGGGCGGTATAAATTAGCCAAGCCCTGTCGACCCAAATAGCCCCACGAAGACGGGAAAAAGCGTCGCACCAACCACATCAGCAACGAAGCCATGCCTAACAGCAGCAAAAACGCCACGGTTACCCCCACCGTAAAGGCTATCGCGTCGGTCCATTTCTTCATTTGCAGCCACGTAAACCCAAACACAAACAGCAGGATCAAACCATACACCAGCCATTTCAGCGGATCTTTGGTGATCTGCCCCTGTTCGTACGAAGCCCGCAACACATTGAGCGGCGATATTTTACGAATGGAAATCAGTGACAATAGGGCAAATAGGTTGGAAATAATTACCCCCAATACAATTCCCTGACCGATGGCCGAAAACGACAGGTCGGTGGCCAGTTCGAACGGCAGAAAATCTTTCAGCACGGCGGGCAGGAATTGCTGGATCACCGCCCCCAGCCCTGCCCCCAGCAGTGAGCCGATGAGGCCAATGCCCGAGATTTGAATCAGGTAAATCAAAAATGCCTGCGAGGCTTTTACACCCAAACAGCGCAGGATGGCAATGGAATTGAGTTTTTCCCGGATGTAAATATGGATCGCACTCGCCACACCCACGCAGCCGAGCAGCAACGCAATGAAGCCCACCAAACTTAAAAAACGCGTCAAATCGCGAAACGTACGGCCCGTATCTTCCTTCTGACTTTCCACGGTGCGGTAGTTATAATCTTCCGCCTCTACCGTGGGTTCAATCTTCTTGACCAGCAGCGGCATATTTACCTTGGGCCCAAATTTAAAATAATAGCGATAGGTGATCCGACTGCCCTTCTGCGCCAAATTGGTTTGTTTCAAATACGACAGCGGAATATACACCGACGGCGCGACCGTGGCCGCGATGCCCGTTTGGCCGGGCGCTTTTTTGAGAATACCCGCAATCAGAAATGTCACCTCTCCTACCTTGAGCGAATCGCCTACCTTGGCTTGGTATTGCAGCATGAGGGTTTGATCCACCAATACCTCTTTTTTGTTACGGAAACTTCTTCCTGCCGAAGCCGGCTCGGTTTCCAACTCCCCGTAATACGGAAAATCGCCTTCCAACGCCCGTATCTGCGCCAGACGGGTACCGTTACTTTTGGAAAAATAGATCATGGACGCAAAACTCCGCTCTTCCGACTGTTGGCCTTTGAGCGAGTCCATCAGATTTTTGATTTTAGGACTTGGCGGTAAATTGTCCGAAAGCTCTAAATCAGCTCCCAACAGCGAAGCGGCCTGGGTATCGATATTTTGCTGAAGGTTATAGCCCAACGAATAAATAGCCACCAAGGCCGCAATGCCCAAGACAATGGAAGAAACAAAAAGCAACAAACGCGAATAATTGCGCCGACTGTCGCGCCAAGCCATTGTGACCAGCCACGCAAAATTTATCTTTGAATTCATACTATGTGGTTGAATACTTAAATCGTCAGGAGATTGTCATAAAATTGTCACGTATTTTACGATAAATGACCACCTTATAGCGCTTTCTGATTTCAGGCAGTGAGGGTATCTGAAAGAATTTTTCCGCCTTTGATTTGAATAATCCGTTGGGTTTTGGCGGCCAATTCAAGGTTGTGCGTCACGAGAATGAGCGTAGTGCCGGATTCTTTGTTCAGATCAAACAGCAGTTTTTCTACCTTCACACCCGTTTCCGCGTCGAGGTTTCCGGTGGGTTCATCGGCAAAAAGAATTTGGGGTTGATTGGAAAACGCCCGCGCCAGCGATACGCGCTGCTGTTCGCCTCCACTCAATTGGGTAGGATAATGGTGTCCACGGTCGGCCAAGCCCACTTTATCAAGCAAGTCCAGGGAACGGGTCCGTACATTTTTTTCACCGCGCAGCTCCAGCGGCACCATCACGTTTTCGAGCGCCGTGAGGGTAGGCATCAGCTGAAAGTTTTGAAAGATAAACCCAATGTAACGATTCCTAACCGAAGCCAATTCGTCTTCGTTGAGCTTATTCAGGCCAATGCCATTGAGTTCTACCTGTCCGGTTGAGGCTCGGTCCAAACCCGCACACAGTCCCAGCAGGGTTGTTTTTCCGCTGCCCGACGGCCCCACGATTGAGAGCGTAGCGCCGGCTTCCACCGAGAAGCTGACGTCGTCCAATACTTTTAACTCCCGACTCCCACTGCGATAAACCTTTCCGACTTGATTAAGATGAAGTATATTTGCCATAGTCTATGTTTAGAATTCACGCCAAGCGGCAAAGAAACGACAGTGTTTCAGAAACTTATACGTCTTAGCGTGAGTTTGTTTTGTATCAGTATTCTAATCAAAATACAATATGCCTAAAATAGTTTCAATCTTTCTGCTTTATTTTTTGATGGTTATGTTTGTTGCCTGTACCAATGACCAAAAAGCATCGACGGAGAAAACCGACACTCCCAAAAGCAGCACAGCCACACCCGTAAAAACGGCAAAGAACATTCTCATTTTCGGCAACAGCCTCACCGCCGGCTACGGCCTGGAGCCCGCTGAATCTTATCCCGCTCAATTGCAAAATCGGTTGGATTCGCTCAACTTACCCTATAAAATCATCAACGCGGGCGTCAGCGGCGAGACCACTTCGGGCGGCAACAGTCGGTTGGATTGGGTCTTGAAAAACCCCGTCGATATCTTCATTTTGGAATTGGGCGGCAACGATGGTCTGCGCGGTATTCCCGCTACCGAAACCCGCAAAAACCTCCAATCCATGATCGACAAAGTGAAAGCCAAATACCCCGACGCCAAGATCATTTTGGCCGGTATGCAGGTGCCGCCGAGCATGGGCAAAAAATATGCCGACGAGTTCCGTGTCATATATCCTGAATTGGCCGAAAAAAACAACGTAGAGCTGATTCCTTTTCTGCTCGAAAATGTGGGCGGCGAAGTAAAACTCAATCAAAAAGACGGCATCCACCCCAA
Above is a window of Runella slithyformis DSM 19594 DNA encoding:
- a CDS encoding SusD/RagB family nutrient-binding outer membrane lipoprotein — translated: MKIKYLILTACLALTFESCETADFEAAYTDPSKIANSTVEKQFSGFLQTNRDFVLPAYRNYFVVLRITLNRYTQSIGWVNGENQYVPGSSAIEDKWKNYYQLLTQYRELEKIYASLGEADKADRKIYMLAATTYLYDHTQVMVDLHGDIPFSEAARLSQNGGDYSASYPKYDKAEDLYRKMLDDLKQYADELSTITVSNGIQAGFRTQDFLLKGDLTAWRRYVNSLRLRMLTRVSGTASLGARAKTEMAEIVGNPTKFPIVTSNAQNIQMTVFDLNSPINSRGFQSGFEDWNGNLASNVIINHMKTNRDPRLRFVFEPGTAAAGEYNGLDNTLNAAVQTEQIASNRLAIYNRSTLSRNQFFPGMLISASEVSLYLAEYYLSIGNDALARTNYENSIRQSIDFYTRVRDISNDNTTPKGAAVLPAEIDAYLASEGVNWANAKDKLLMIASQKWLHFNVVQPYQNWAEMRRLDAPTFRFWEDASNPQRTPPVRWFYADEEKNFNAPNYELVRSRDNLTTRIFWDLK
- a CDS encoding ABC transporter ATP-binding protein, yielding MANILHLNQVGKVYRSGSRELKVLDDVSFSVEAGATLSIVGPSGSGKTTLLGLCAGLDRASTGQVELNGIGLNKLNEDELASVRNRYIGFIFQNFQLMPTLTALENVMVPLELRGEKNVRTRSLDLLDKVGLADRGHHYPTQLSGGEQQRVSLARAFSNQPQILFADEPTGNLDAETGVKVEKLLFDLNKESGTTLILVTHNLELAAKTQRIIQIKGGKILSDTLTA
- a CDS encoding nucleotidyltransferase domain-containing protein, which encodes MLPIVKQIAEEFKSELQRLYGEEFAELILFGSHARGDFHDESDIDFAVVLKNSATTSTSEIFKIATVGNDLSLKYGQFITYIGMPEYKLRHSLLGLYQEIRKYGVRI
- a CDS encoding arylesterase; the protein is MPKIVSIFLLYFLMVMFVACTNDQKASTEKTDTPKSSTATPVKTAKNILIFGNSLTAGYGLEPAESYPAQLQNRLDSLNLPYKIINAGVSGETTSGGNSRLDWVLKNPVDIFILELGGNDGLRGIPATETRKNLQSMIDKVKAKYPDAKIILAGMQVPPSMGKKYADEFRVIYPELAEKNNVELIPFLLENVGGEVKLNQKDGIHPNAVGAKIVAENVWKVLEGMLEKPA
- a CDS encoding TlpA family protein disulfide reductase, whose protein sequence is MRNLFPFLLLFLCLESIGQNKNIKITIKALGSANDKVAITSSNLLSGNDTLAKTTLDAEGKAVVEIHLSKPTFVGITIGNKGGTGYLMPNDNVALSIDLTDEKSIYTFTGKGAESNNYLAQSGAVFSEYLRFNGKQINEWEPEIFASRLAVMEKAFADFHQNYMSKSSLPQNTSNLLKISTSIIPLFFKKNYIMAYFNTPEEKEKMPEMLKKVYGEIPFSDELLNAKYSEYASVLTYHFYDLADPFFKGKTPEEKRVIYPQFPNYAERIIKKGDYSATVKEYLLALNVYEAFRDGINESATAVYNDFVNSYPSSFYLASIDRKYQKWLTLSKGNPAPDFTGLTPDGKKIALSDLKGKIVYVDIWATWCAPCREELPKAKEIHNRFSTNEKVAFLYVSIDAETDKWKNFLKADPNFKGLHINISNQEQVGNLYKSYQMAGVPTYLLIDQDGKIATAPAPRPSSGKVQDEIRALLK
- a CDS encoding SusC/RagA family TonB-linked outer membrane protein; its protein translation is MKRTLLMLIAILAMISDPVFAQTITGKVTSQPDGQPLPGVSIVVKGTRGGTSTDGAGKFSIAAVPNATLVVSYIGYKTQEILIGNRSSIDVSLEEDASQLQEVVVTALGVSKESKALGYATTTIKSQELVRVASPNIANALYGKAPGVRIAAAPGGATSATNITIRGINSITGRSQPLIIMDGVPIRDGEVRNNDYWSDQRQRGNAFNEINPEDIESISILKGASAAALYGSEAVNGVVLITTKSGKNSKKGMTVDFNASTTLDRVAYTPRYQNVRGNGAPIHVNNFGQDAEGFIYYDTNGDGVRETRGVVSTNLNYGPKFDGKPTMTFDGKIRPYEAQIGNWNGLFQDAMNSHVNVAVAQAGEKSNIRFSLTRQDNEGVSLNSKSNRNIANLSTSYTFSKKFRTDLKVNYINQNVMNRPYSIDRLMNNFTGMMTRFENSEWYMNTYQTSRGYRFVTGASGQSLTPQENIIYNGFKPDVADYVWRVNRHNTREQSNRVMGSLTNFFQVTPEFDIRARISTDFTSLNTETKIATERPLAFGNSGFFGLSNELFSIVYGDLLATYRKKINEDLTVSAMAGYTANRETSNLTGLGTNGGLSTENLFDIAASVNNPNVSYYRRARVIDALLGTVNVDYKGFLYLEGTVRRDRTSTMNPKNNAFVYPSVNSSFVFSQAMDMPTFITYGKLRASWGIVGNYPDIYRANIAYNQGTLGTQQTGGQSVIFTSIPNSFGNDGIRPEQKHEFEVGLELKLFKNKIGLDISYYNAQTRDQILPLSLPTTAGASSVLTNVGTLRNRGIEVGINATPLAIGSFRWETTLNYAWNRNTVEKLANNATELLHADYDGNAAQLRSVVGQPMGDFYAHPIERNANGQQIVQPNGLYKLDPLNWIKVGNTQPKGIGGFINNFSYKNFNLDVVVDYRIGGVVMPTGVNWMLGRGLLEESTQFMDKESGGLSYYVVNGRGIQTTATQGPNGERVFNDGMLLPGVTADGTPNTNVISQAFYFWQSYNWGGPQYSASRYDLYIQDASYVKMRELSFGYSLPTKLAAKIGATRVNISVYGRNLFFFHRVLKHIDPEVLTAGSRWDQTVSNTGTNPATRSFGVMLRTSF
- a CDS encoding HEPN domain-containing protein — translated: MESEFSHLYEAQLWLERAKDTIHASDINLKHELLLTAINRVYYSMFYCSTALLRSEGVVAKSHSGVINKFSELFIKTNRISIIHSVNFRNAFEYRQSVDYDIEVSISEEEAKLLLQNAHDFYKASSDYLQNLIRNSNL
- a CDS encoding RES family NAD+ phosphorylase — encoded protein: MKCKTKDARKWTVRRGRNSADRMVIYTVSSRALACLENVVHRSGRGLQEAFRTIVIDIPDTLSITEISFESLPAHWTEFTHYTDCQQLGDEWLRKNQSPVTKVPSAIIPQEHNFLLNPYHPDFSKIHLLRVEPFVFDSRIKQ
- a CDS encoding ABC transporter permease, whose amino-acid sequence is MNSKINFAWLVTMAWRDSRRNYSRLLLFVSSIVLGIAALVAIYSLGYNLQQNIDTQAASLLGADLELSDNLPPSPKIKNLMDSLKGQQSEERSFASMIYFSKSNGTRLAQIRALEGDFPYYGELETEPASAGRSFRNKKEVLVDQTLMLQYQAKVGDSLKVGEVTFLIAGILKKAPGQTGIAATVAPSVYIPLSYLKQTNLAQKGSRITYRYYFKFGPKVNMPLLVKKIEPTVEAEDYNYRTVESQKEDTGRTFRDLTRFLSLVGFIALLLGCVGVASAIHIYIREKLNSIAILRCLGVKASQAFLIYLIQISGIGLIGSLLGAGLGAVIQQFLPAVLKDFLPFELATDLSFSAIGQGIVLGVIISNLFALLSLISIRKISPLNVLRASYEQGQITKDPLKWLVYGLILLFVFGFTWLQMKKWTDAIAFTVGVTVAFLLLLGMASLLMWLVRRFFPSSWGYLGRQGLANLYRPNNQTAILMVSIGLGTMFICTLLFVQNLLLDRIKLSTDGDQPNMVLFDIQTSQKAPVTQLLTQQKLPVLQSVPIVTMRLEQLNGQSSTEALKDTTNKRWRGLFSREYRVTFRDSLISSEKIVKGKWQGQAKDLNAVPISLEDGYAERNSIKIGDTLTFNVQGTMLTTVVSSLRDVDWAGVQTNFLVVFPKGVLEEAPQFHVLLTHVPNNEVSAQFQQSVVQQFPNISMIDLGLVLTVLDDISTKIGFVIRFMAGFSILTGLIVLIASVLISKYQRIQESVLLRTLGASRRQILVITALEYFFLGTLASATGVLLAVGGGWALARFSFETDFNPQFLPVLLVFLVVPVITVFIGLVNSWGLLSRSPLEVLRQEV